A portion of the Polaribacter cellanae genome contains these proteins:
- a CDS encoding ABC transporter ATP-binding protein has protein sequence MIKITDLVKIYRTEEVETTALNKLSLEVEKGEFVSIMGASGCGKSTLLNIIGLLDAPNNGRYLFDGTEVATFNEKQRAGLRKANIGFVFQNFNLIDELTVYENVELPLIYNKVKASERKERVTEILERIGIAHRAKHFPLQLSGGQQQRVAVARALVTNPKLILADEPTGNLDSKSGNDVMELLTELHATGATIIMVTHSSYDAQFSSRIVTLKDGEIVSEKTNEHKVDVLVE, from the coding sequence ATGATAAAAATAACAGATTTAGTAAAGATTTACAGAACAGAAGAAGTAGAAACTACAGCTTTAAATAAGTTGAGTTTAGAGGTTGAAAAAGGAGAATTTGTTTCAATAATGGGTGCTTCAGGTTGTGGAAAATCGACACTTTTAAACATTATTGGTTTGTTAGATGCACCCAATAATGGAAGATATCTTTTTGATGGAACAGAAGTAGCAACTTTTAACGAAAAACAAAGAGCTGGTTTGCGTAAAGCAAATATTGGTTTTGTGTTTCAAAACTTTAATTTAATTGACGAATTAACGGTTTACGAAAATGTGGAATTACCATTAATTTACAACAAAGTAAAAGCATCCGAAAGAAAAGAACGCGTAACCGAAATTTTAGAAAGAATTGGCATTGCACACAGAGCAAAACATTTTCCACTGCAATTATCTGGTGGGCAACAACAAAGAGTTGCAGTGGCAAGAGCTTTGGTTACCAACCCAAAATTGATTTTAGCAGACGAGCCAACAGGAAATTTAGACAGTAAAAGTGGAAATGATGTTATGGAATTATTAACAGAATTACACGCAACAGGAGCTACAATTATAATGGTAACACACTCTTCTTACGATGCACAATTTTCGTCGAGAATTGTAACCTTAAAAGATGGAGAAATCGTATCAGAAAAAACAAACGAACATAAAGTAGATGTTTTGGTTGAATAA
- a CDS encoding ABC transporter permease: MLQIWFKIFFRNSKKNWLNALINISGLTLGLAGLLIILLYLNEEKSYNQWNPNKDDVYRVNLKRPKSGEVWFTVNAGMYLTYPKEIPEVTEALMVKPFYRSRVVQYKDVFEFNDKTILTDPQFFDFFPFKIMEGSTQKFSEVRTNIALSTTYAERIFKGEKAVGNSVKIGDNNYIVACVYELPKNSHYEPDLLLQFSEDFDVNWGNHNNELFCRITKDANLEFVKEKMDEIIVSAHKKSAIEDGISLEEFNEKFRPPTVLLDKLDTLYLHNTAKRAGPSGTGNYQLLMVLLGLSILLIVISCVNFINLSVASASQRAKEVGVKKTLGLSKKQLLFQYVFEIVLQGFISFVIALVIVELALPFFNQFVGKEISILHTNSLITLFIASILISFFVGSIPALYLSNFKAIEVLKGSISKSKKGNLARNLMLGLQFLISGFFIISMLIVGTQINYMMQKDVGFDKEQVLTVDVYDIKNELKKYELTKKVLIKNPNIIGITSSMFVPGDGFVNGTSLIHKINDKRFNAASNIVDYNYIDFAKIKLLKGRNFSEKFASDTLKIIINETAAKDLGIYNKPLGEKLNLGWLDDNQTGFEVIGMIQDYHFDGFDTEIKPMFMVLWTAIDFPDGWLPAIQFKIKGNNIDKTIAEIEAFWKQNIDAKYPFSYEFLDQKFAETYKKYQKQQTMFLILSILVILISLLGLFALATLTIQQRLKEVAIRKTLGASVKEIMFQLLKNFLKVVVVSSVILIPIAYYFMENWLENFVYRVEMPILPYILTPIILIILVFVVVGLKAYNATKIDLIKYLKFE; the protein is encoded by the coding sequence ATGTTACAAATATGGTTTAAAATATTCTTTAGAAACAGCAAAAAGAACTGGCTAAATGCATTGATAAATATCAGTGGATTAACATTGGGGTTGGCTGGTTTATTAATCATTTTATTATATCTAAATGAAGAAAAAAGTTACAATCAATGGAACCCAAATAAAGACGATGTTTATAGAGTAAACTTAAAAAGGCCAAAATCTGGCGAAGTTTGGTTTACTGTAAATGCAGGAATGTATTTAACATATCCTAAAGAAATACCAGAAGTAACAGAGGCTTTAATGGTAAAACCTTTCTACAGAAGTAGAGTAGTACAATATAAAGATGTTTTCGAATTTAACGATAAAACAATACTAACAGATCCACAGTTTTTCGATTTTTTTCCTTTTAAAATTATGGAAGGATCCACTCAAAAATTTTCGGAAGTTAGAACAAATATAGCATTATCTACAACTTATGCAGAACGTATTTTTAAGGGAGAAAAAGCCGTAGGTAATTCAGTAAAAATAGGCGATAACAATTATATAGTTGCTTGTGTTTATGAACTGCCAAAAAATTCTCATTACGAACCAGATTTATTACTTCAGTTTAGCGAAGATTTTGATGTGAATTGGGGGAACCACAATAACGAATTGTTCTGTAGAATTACTAAAGATGCCAATCTTGAATTTGTTAAGGAAAAAATGGACGAGATAATTGTAAGTGCTCATAAAAAATCTGCGATAGAAGATGGAATTAGTTTGGAGGAATTTAACGAAAAATTTCGTCCTCCAACAGTACTTTTAGACAAGTTAGACACACTCTATTTACACAATACAGCAAAAAGAGCTGGGCCAAGTGGCACAGGAAATTACCAATTATTAATGGTTTTGTTAGGTTTATCGATTTTATTAATTGTTATTTCTTGTGTTAACTTCATCAACTTATCTGTAGCATCTGCAAGTCAGCGAGCGAAAGAAGTAGGGGTAAAGAAAACGTTGGGTTTATCTAAAAAACAATTGCTTTTCCAATATGTATTCGAAATTGTTTTACAAGGTTTCATTTCTTTTGTTATTGCGCTTGTAATTGTAGAATTGGCATTACCATTTTTCAACCAATTTGTGGGAAAAGAAATTTCAATTTTACATACAAATTCATTAATAACTTTATTTATAGCTTCAATTTTAATATCTTTTTTTGTTGGGAGTATTCCTGCTTTGTATTTATCAAACTTTAAAGCGATTGAAGTTTTAAAAGGAAGTATTTCTAAAAGTAAAAAAGGCAATTTAGCCAGAAATCTAATGCTGGGACTTCAATTTTTAATCTCTGGTTTTTTTATAATTAGCATGCTAATTGTAGGAACACAAATTAATTATATGATGCAAAAAGATGTAGGTTTCGATAAAGAACAAGTCTTAACTGTAGATGTTTACGATATTAAAAATGAATTAAAAAAATACGAACTCACAAAAAAAGTTTTAATAAAAAATCCAAATATTATAGGGATTACATCAAGTATGTTTGTTCCTGGAGATGGTTTTGTAAACGGAACTTCCTTAATTCACAAAATAAATGATAAAAGATTTAATGCTGCATCTAATATTGTTGATTACAACTATATAGATTTCGCTAAAATTAAGCTGTTAAAAGGAAGAAATTTTTCAGAAAAATTTGCATCAGATACTTTAAAAATAATTATTAATGAAACCGCTGCAAAAGATTTAGGAATTTATAACAAACCTTTAGGTGAAAAACTAAATTTAGGTTGGTTAGATGATAATCAAACTGGTTTTGAAGTTATTGGAATGATTCAGGATTATCATTTCGATGGATTTGATACAGAAATTAAACCCATGTTTATGGTGCTTTGGACCGCCATTGATTTTCCTGATGGATGGTTGCCTGCCATTCAATTTAAAATAAAAGGAAACAATATTGATAAAACCATTGCAGAAATAGAAGCCTTTTGGAAACAAAATATAGATGCTAAATATCCTTTTTCATATGAGTTTTTAGACCAGAAATTTGCAGAAACGTATAAGAAGTATCAAAAACAACAAACGATGTTTTTAATATTATCAATTTTAGTAATCTTAATATCTCTTTTAGGCTTATTTGCTTTGGCAACTTTAACAATTCAGCAACGTTTAAAAGAAGTTGCTATTCGAAAAACGCTGGGAGCTTCTGTTAAAGAAATTATGTTTCAGTTATTAAAAAACTTTTTGAAAGTAGTAGTTGTTTCTTCTGTAATATTAATTCCTATTGCGTATTATTTTATGGAAAACTGGTTAGAAAACTTTGTGTACAGAGTAGAAATGCCAATACTTCCTTACATATTAACGCCAATTATATTAATCATTTTAGTCTTTGTGGTTGTTGGTTTAAAAGCTTACAACGCAACAAAAATCGACTTGATTAAATATTTAAAATTCGAATAA